The genomic window GACACTACACGTCGCGAACCCCAAATGCTGGTGCTGGCGCCTACGCGCGAGCTCGCAATCCAGGTTGCTGAAGCTTGCCAGACGTACGCCAAGCACATCCCGGATTTCCATGTCCTGCCGATCTACGGCGGCCAGGCCTATGATACCCAGCTGCGCCAGCTCAAGCGTGGCGCTCAGGTGATCGTTGGCACACCGGGCCGTGTTATGGACCATTTGCGTCGCGGCTCACTCAAACTCGACACACTCAGCGCCATGGTGCTGGATGAGGCCGACGAAATGCTGCGCATGGGTTTCATCGACGATGTCGAATGGATCCTTGAGCACACGCCCAAGACCCGCCAGATTGCTCTGTTCTCGGCTACCATGCCGCCGCAGATCAAGCGCGTTGCACAGAAATACCTGAACAATCCTGAAGAAGTCCGGATTGTCAGCAAGACGTCGACCGCACCGACCATCACGCAGAAATACCTGCGCGTCAGCAGCCATCACAAGATGGAAGCCCTGACCCGCATCCTCGAAATCGAATCTTTCGAGGCCATGCTGATCTTTGTGCGCACCAAGTCGGCCACCGAAGAGCTGGCCAGCAAACTGTCCGCCCGCGGCCATGCTGCTGAAGCCCTTAATGGCGATATTTCACAGCAGCAGCGCGAGCGCATTGTCGAACGCCTCAAAGGCGGCAAGATCGATATCCTCGTGGGTACCGACGTTGTTGCCCGCGGCTTGGACGTTGAACGTATCAGCCACGTGCTGAACTACGACATCCCCTACGATACCGAATCCTATGTGCACCGTATCGGCCGCACCGGCCGTGCCGGACGCAAGGGCGAAGCGATCCTGTTCGTGGCACCGCGTGAAACTCGCATGCTCTACGCCATCGAAAAGGCCACCCGCCAGCCGCTGGAACGTATCGAACTGCCGAGCGTTGGCGTGATCAACGAAAAACGTGTTGAGCGTTTCATGCAGCGCATCAGTGACACCCTGGATAACGGTGAAATGTCCACTTATCTGGACCTGCTGACCGACTACCAGAAAGAGCACGACACCGATCCGCTGCAGATCGCCGCTGCCCTCGCCCTGATGGCCCAGGGTGAAACACCCCTGCTGCTGGACGAGCGTGAAATCCCGCAGCCACGTGAATACAAGGACGAGCAGCCGCGCGAGCGCCGTGGACCGATCAATGTTAATCCGACAGCCCGCCCGCTGAAGGATCATCCCGAGATCGAAATGCAGCGCTTTGTGGTCATGGTTGGCCGCAGCCACGGCGTTATGCCGAAAAACATCGTTGGCGCCATCGCCAACGAAGCCAACATGGCTGCCAACCTGATCGGCCAGATCGATCTGTTCGACGACTACAGCACCGTTGACCTTCCGGCCGGCATGCCCGCCAAGGTTATGCAGGTTCTGAAGAAAGCCTTCGTGTGTGGACAGCGCCTGAACATTCATGCGGCCGGCGAAACGCCAGACGCTGCTGATCGTGGCGCTCCCTCACGCGGCGCACGTCGCCCAGGCGGCCCTAACAAGGGTGCTCCCAACCGCAGCCGTAGCAGCAAGCCTCGCGAAGGCGCTGCTCCGAACCGCCGTCCGCCGCAGAAGTAACACTCCTGGGCCCCGGCAGCCGCTCAGCACTGTAGCGGTTGCCGGGGTGCAGATAAGCGGCTGACGAGATCCAAGCTCCAAGAGACAGCGCGCATCACGCGAGCTCAGGCAGCAGCGTTAGCGTCAGAGGCAACAACTTCTAAAGCAAATGCCAAAGCCACACAAAAAAGCCCGCGACCGGCAACCCGGTCGCGGGCTTTTTCATGGGCAGCGCTTAAGGCCCTGCCCGACACCCACCGCCTGTCAGGCGTTGTGATATTCCAGCGTCACTCGGCGGGTCAGACAGGTCAGCAAGGTATAAGGGATGGTGTTGCAGAACTGCGCCACTTCCGATACCGGCAGCTGCGGCCCCCAGAGTTCCACCCTATCGCCAATTTTGGCATCGGCAATGTCGGTAATATCGATGGTCATCATATCCATGGACACTCGCCCGGCGGTCACGGTGCGCTGCCCCTTAACCACCACTGGCGTACCACTGATGGCATGACGCGGATAACCATCACCGTACCCCATGGCAATAGTGGCAATACGGCTCGGCCGCTGACAGATAAAGCTGGCACCATATCCCACCGCATCACCCACTTCCAGATCATGAATGGCGATAATCTCGGTGCTCAGGGTCATGGCCGGTTGCAGCTTGGCGGCCTCTTCCTGCGCCACCTCAAAGGGCGTCGCCCCCCAGAGCATCAGCCCCGGGCGCAGCCAGTCGCGGCGCGCCTGGGGCCAGGCCAGGGTGGCCGGCGAGTTGGCCAGACTGTGGGGCGCATCAATGCCCTCCACTGCCTGATCAAAAACCGCAATCTGACGCTCAGTAGTGTCCTGGGTCAGATCATCGGCGCAGGCGAAATGACTCATCAGGGTGATTTCCGCCACCTGCGGCAAGGCACGCAAGCGGGTGTAGGCGGCGTGAAAGTCACGCGGCGGGATACCCAGACGATGCATGCCCGAATCCATCTTCAGCCAGACATTCACCGGCGCTGGCAGCTCGGCGGCTTCCAGCGCATCGATCTGATGTTCACTGTGCACTGCAATCCAGAGACCGTTGCGCGCAATATAATCCAGTTCACTGGCTTCGAAGAAACCCTCAAGCAGTATGATCGGCTGTTCGATACCGGCGTCACGCAGCTCCACCGCCTCTTCAATACAGGCCACACCGAAAGCATCCGCCTCGGCGGCCAGCGCCCTGGCTACCCTTACAGCGCCATGACCATAGGCATTGGCCTTGATGATAGCCGCCGCACGGGCATTGGGAGCCAGTGAACGGGCCAGGCGATAATTGTGACGGATGGCGGCCAGATCGATACTGGCCTTGGCTGCACGACTCATACTCATTCCTCCGAATGCCGATTAAGCTGCGAACAATCCGGGCCAGCCAGCAGCCGAGCCCGGACGGGGAGCGGGATTTACTCGCCGGTTACCATGATGGCTTCAACTTCAATATCCACAGCCTTGGGCAGCTGCTTGACTGCATAAGCAGCGCGGGCTGGGTACGGCTCGGAGAAATAGCGGGACATCACTTCGTTCACCTGGGCAAAGTTGGCCAGATCAGACAGCAGGATGGTGAGCTTGACGCAATGATCCAGGGATCCACCGGCTTCTTCGGCGATAGCCTTCAGGTTTTCAAATACGCGTACGGCCTGGGCTTCAAAAGAGTCGTTCACCACTTCCATGGTGGCAGGGTCCAGCGGAATCTGGCCGGAGATGTACACGGTGTTACCCACCTTGACAGCCTGGGAGTAAGTGCCGATTGCTGCAGGGGCTTTCTCGGTGTTGATAATGCTACGGTTAGCCATGTCGCTTCCTTAGGTACTGATTAGAGGTACTGATGTGTAAACGCTATTACTCAGTGGCACTGATACGCAGAGCATCAGCGGGCCACTTAGGATTGCAGTCGTGGCGGAGGAGTCCGAAACTGCAGGCCTAAGTGTCCTTCATTCGACAGCAAAAGTCAGCGCTGCCGTGCACGTCAAAAGGAACTGCGGCGACGTTGCAGCCAGGGCTGCAACGTCGCACAGCAGGATCAGCCGGCGTAGGCGAAGGGGTAACGATCGATACCCAGGCCCACAGGATCGATATCGGTCTTGTTACCGCTCATCAGGTCAGAAACAAACTTGGCCGAGCCGAGCGACATGGTCCAGCCCAGGGTGCCGTGACCGGTATTGAGGTACAGGCTCGGGTAGCGGGTCGCACCCAGAATCGGCGTGCCATCCGGCGTCATCGGCCGCAGGCCGGTCCAGAATTCAGCCCGCTCCATATCGCCGCCACCGCCGAACAGATCGGACACCACGAAGTTGACGTTGGCGCGGCGTTTCTCCGGCATCGTCAGGTCGTAACCGGCCAGCTCGGCACTGCCACCAACACGGATACGGTCGTTGAAGCGCGTTACCGCCACCTTGTAGGTTTCATCCATTACCGTGGACACAGGTGCGCGGCTTTCATCAATGATCGGCAGCGTCAGGGAGTAGCCCTTCACCGGATAGATAGGCGCGCGCATATCGATTTGCTTGAGCAGCATGGGGCTGTAGCTGCCCATGCAGACCAGATAGCGATCAGCCTTGATCACGCCAGCACCGGTTTTCACACCCGCAACGTCGCCCTTCTCCATGATCAGGCCATCGATCTGGGTGTTGTACAGGAACTTCACGCCCATGGCTTCGCAGCGTGCCGCCAGCGCCTGGGTGAACTTGAAGCAGTCACCGGTTTCATCGCCGGGCAGCTGCAGGCCGCCAACAATTTTGTCCTGCACGTACTGCAGCGCGGGCTCCTTGCTGACGCACCCCTGACGGTCCAGCACAGCGAAGGGCACACCCAGCTCGCGCAGCACGTCTATGTCCTTGCTGGCACCGTCCACCTGTTTCTGGGTACGGAAGACCTGCAGCGTACCGCCGGTACGGTGTTCGTAGTCGATATCGATAGTCTCGCGCAGGGTCTTGAGGCAGTCGCGGCTATACTCGGCGATGCGCACCATGCGCCCCTTGTTGACCTGATATTTGCCTTCGGTGCAGTTGGCGAGCATCTTGCTCATCCACTCGTAAAACTGGTAGTCCAGCGTCGGCTTGATCATCAAGGGCGACAGATCCTGCATCAGCCACTTGACGGCCTTGAAGGGTACGCCAGGGGCCGCCCAGGGTGACGAATAACCCGGTGATACCTGGCCTGCGTTGCCAAAGCTGGTTTCCATGGCCGCCGCGGACTGGCGGTCAATCACCGTCACTTCATGACCTGCATTGGCGAGATACCAGGCGCTGGTAACGCCGACAACACCACTACCGAGAACGACTACGTGCATTTGGCTACCCTCTGGTTATTTTTTGATCTACTGCAAGAATATGTATTGCAGTATAGGGGATCACTCTCAGAATTTTTTTGCGTTTTTGCGATTTTTACGGATAATAATCTGCCTATAAATACAAACACCGGAAATAATTATGGAAACCTTCAGCGGTGGTCAAAAAAAGCGCAAACTTGACCGCATAGACATGAATATTCTGCGCACCCTGCAGTTCGAAGGTCGCATTTCCTATACCGAGCTGGCGGACCGGGTCGGACTCTCCACCACCCCCTGCAT from Marinobacterium aestuarii includes these protein-coding regions:
- a CDS encoding DEAD/DEAH box helicase, giving the protein MSDAGEQLSFTSLGLSEPVLKALTDVGYETPSPIQAASIPFLLAGRDLLGMAQTGTGKTAAFALPLLSRLDTTRREPQMLVLAPTRELAIQVAEACQTYAKHIPDFHVLPIYGGQAYDTQLRQLKRGAQVIVGTPGRVMDHLRRGSLKLDTLSAMVLDEADEMLRMGFIDDVEWILEHTPKTRQIALFSATMPPQIKRVAQKYLNNPEEVRIVSKTSTAPTITQKYLRVSSHHKMEALTRILEIESFEAMLIFVRTKSATEELASKLSARGHAAEALNGDISQQQRERIVERLKGGKIDILVGTDVVARGLDVERISHVLNYDIPYDTESYVHRIGRTGRAGRKGEAILFVAPRETRMLYAIEKATRQPLERIELPSVGVINEKRVERFMQRISDTLDNGEMSTYLDLLTDYQKEHDTDPLQIAAALALMAQGETPLLLDEREIPQPREYKDEQPRERRGPINVNPTARPLKDHPEIEMQRFVVMVGRSHGVMPKNIVGAIANEANMAANLIGQIDLFDDYSTVDLPAGMPAKVMQVLKKAFVCGQRLNIHAAGETPDAADRGAPSRGARRPGGPNKGAPNRSRSSKPREGAAPNRRPPQK
- a CDS encoding D-amino acid dehydrogenase, translated to MHVVVLGSGVVGVTSAWYLANAGHEVTVIDRQSAAAMETSFGNAGQVSPGYSSPWAAPGVPFKAVKWLMQDLSPLMIKPTLDYQFYEWMSKMLANCTEGKYQVNKGRMVRIAEYSRDCLKTLRETIDIDYEHRTGGTLQVFRTQKQVDGASKDIDVLRELGVPFAVLDRQGCVSKEPALQYVQDKIVGGLQLPGDETGDCFKFTQALAARCEAMGVKFLYNTQIDGLIMEKGDVAGVKTGAGVIKADRYLVCMGSYSPMLLKQIDMRAPIYPVKGYSLTLPIIDESRAPVSTVMDETYKVAVTRFNDRIRVGGSAELAGYDLTMPEKRRANVNFVVSDLFGGGGDMERAEFWTGLRPMTPDGTPILGATRYPSLYLNTGHGTLGWTMSLGSAKFVSDLMSGNKTDIDPVGLGIDRYPFAYAG
- the alr gene encoding alanine racemase, producing MSRAAKASIDLAAIRHNYRLARSLAPNARAAAIIKANAYGHGAVRVARALAAEADAFGVACIEEAVELRDAGIEQPIILLEGFFEASELDYIARNGLWIAVHSEHQIDALEAAELPAPVNVWLKMDSGMHRLGIPPRDFHAAYTRLRALPQVAEITLMSHFACADDLTQDTTERQIAVFDQAVEGIDAPHSLANSPATLAWPQARRDWLRPGLMLWGATPFEVAQEEAAKLQPAMTLSTEIIAIHDLEVGDAVGYGASFICQRPSRIATIAMGYGDGYPRHAISGTPVVVKGQRTVTAGRVSMDMMTIDITDIADAKIGDRVELWGPQLPVSEVAQFCNTIPYTLLTCLTRRVTLEYHNA
- a CDS encoding RidA family protein, which translates into the protein MANRSIINTEKAPAAIGTYSQAVKVGNTVYISGQIPLDPATMEVVNDSFEAQAVRVFENLKAIAEEAGGSLDHCVKLTILLSDLANFAQVNEVMSRYFSEPYPARAAYAVKQLPKAVDIEVEAIMVTGE